A single Mangrovimonas sp. YM274 DNA region contains:
- a CDS encoding porin family protein, producing the protein MKKVVFIFSLFLLSQAASAQLFTKEKIKNNENFDKQRLSWGFFLGFNSYDFQFNYEEDLKDILVDNTVGFNVGLISDLRINEYLNLRFEPGLYITQRNLQYDPSYFQGMDYNASDLLREVKSTYVHFPLLLKFSTKRINNFKPFIVGGFSTAINLSSNQENPDDNSVGEFRSERNMVFYELGFGIDFYLYWFKFTPSIRGVFALNNEIIQDRDPDSPWTGNVHTMKTRGVFVNFTFQ; encoded by the coding sequence ATGAAAAAAGTAGTTTTTATTTTCTCTTTGTTTCTGTTAAGCCAGGCAGCGTCTGCGCAATTGTTCACGAAGGAAAAAATCAAGAACAATGAAAATTTTGACAAACAACGTCTAAGCTGGGGCTTCTTTTTAGGATTCAACAGTTATGATTTTCAATTTAATTATGAAGAAGATTTAAAGGATATTTTGGTTGACAACACAGTGGGGTTTAATGTGGGGTTGATTTCAGATTTGCGTATCAATGAATATTTAAACCTACGTTTTGAACCGGGACTGTACATTACGCAACGTAATCTACAATACGATCCTAGTTATTTCCAAGGCATGGATTATAACGCATCAGACTTGCTTCGCGAAGTCAAGTCTACTTATGTGCACTTCCCTTTGCTACTGAAATTCTCCACCAAACGTATTAACAATTTCAAGCCGTTCATTGTTGGCGGTTTCTCTACAGCCATTAACCTTTCCAGTAACCAAGAAAACCCAGACGACAACTCGGTGGGAGAATTTAGATCGGAAAGGAATATGGTATTCTACGAATTAGGGTTTGGTATCGACTTTTACTTGTACTGGTTCAAGTTTACGCCATCTATTAGAGGCGTGTTTGCTCTAAATAACGAAATTATTCAGGATAGAGATCCTGATAGCCCATGGACAGGCAATGTACACACCATGAAGACTAGAGGAGTATTCGTTAACTTTACATTTCAATAG
- a CDS encoding TrkH family potassium uptake protein, with the protein MKKLNFKIIFHFFGLLLLFNGGFMLISALVSSLYGEPEALQIFMSGILVLLVGTFLMVSTKNHSKEMKKREGYIVVTFGWIVMAASGALPYLLTNTISTFTSAFFETMSGYTTTGATILNDIEVVSKGVLFWRSTTHWIGGMGIIVLAVAILPLLGIGGMQLFAAEAPGPSADKLHPRITDTAKRLWLIYFGYTAAETILLKVAGMSFFDAINHSMSTLSTGGFSTKNTSVAYWNAQPLIQYIIILFMFLAGTNFVLSYFVFKGTVQKAIRDEELRLYFKFISVFTIIAALIIYFRADLGISSIEHPMVWGRAESSFRHALFQVLTVITTTGFITADYTLWTPFLVVFFFGLMFLGGSAGSTSGGVKVVRHLILIKNGFLEFKRALHPNAVLPVRYNSKSIQGDIVFNILGFFILYMLAFIVGGLGFSMFKLDFESSIGLAASSLGNIGPALGKFGPVNNYAALPLLGQWWASFLMLLGRLELFTVLILLTPFFWRNR; encoded by the coding sequence ATGAAGAAACTTAACTTTAAAATTATTTTTCACTTCTTTGGGCTATTGCTTTTGTTTAATGGGGGCTTCATGCTTATTTCTGCTCTCGTGAGTTCTTTGTATGGTGAGCCTGAGGCATTGCAGATATTCATGTCCGGAATTTTGGTGCTTTTGGTGGGGACATTTTTAATGGTGAGTACCAAAAACCATAGTAAGGAAATGAAAAAGCGTGAAGGGTATATTGTAGTTACCTTTGGATGGATTGTTATGGCCGCTTCGGGAGCTTTACCATATTTGCTGACCAATACCATTTCTACATTTACGAGTGCTTTTTTTGAAACCATGTCTGGATATACAACTACGGGAGCTACAATATTAAATGATATTGAAGTTGTTTCAAAGGGTGTGTTGTTTTGGCGAAGTACCACGCATTGGATTGGAGGTATGGGAATTATTGTTCTTGCAGTTGCCATTTTACCGCTATTAGGAATTGGAGGCATGCAGTTGTTTGCTGCCGAAGCTCCGGGTCCCAGCGCCGATAAATTACACCCTCGGATAACGGATACCGCAAAACGTCTATGGTTGATCTATTTTGGGTATACTGCTGCTGAAACTATTCTTCTTAAAGTTGCCGGGATGTCTTTTTTTGATGCTATCAACCATTCTATGAGTACACTTTCCACGGGAGGGTTTTCTACTAAAAATACGAGTGTTGCCTATTGGAATGCCCAACCTTTGATACAATATATTATCATTCTTTTTATGTTTTTGGCGGGAACCAATTTTGTCTTGAGTTATTTTGTGTTCAAGGGAACGGTGCAAAAAGCCATACGCGATGAAGAGCTGCGACTGTATTTTAAGTTTATTTCAGTATTCACAATTATAGCGGCTTTGATTATCTATTTTAGAGCAGATTTAGGGATTTCTTCCATTGAACACCCAATGGTTTGGGGACGTGCAGAGAGTTCTTTTAGGCATGCTTTATTTCAGGTGCTGACAGTTATTACCACTACTGGTTTTATAACAGCAGACTACACGCTTTGGACACCATTTTTGGTGGTGTTTTTCTTTGGATTGATGTTTTTGGGTGGCTCCGCAGGGAGTACTTCTGGAGGTGTTAAAGTAGTAAGACACCTTATTTTAATTAAAAACGGCTTTTTGGAATTTAAAAGAGCATTGCATCCAAACGCTGTACTTCCGGTAAGGTACAATAGCAAATCCATCCAAGGTGATATTGTATTTAATATTTTGGGGTTCTTTATTCTTTATATGCTGGCTTTTATAGTTGGGGGACTAGGCTTTTCTATGTTTAAATTAGACTTTGAATCCTCTATTGGTTTAGCGGCGTCTAGTTTAGGAAATATTGGCCCGGCTCTAGGAAAATTTGGTCCGGTGAACAATTATGCAGCGTTGCCATTGTTAGGGCAATGGTGGGCCTCCTTTTTAATGCTTTTAGGGAGATTGGAACTCTTTACAGTCCTCATTCTTTTAACACCTTTCTTTTGGAGGAATAGGTAG
- a CDS encoding RNA methyltransferase, with protein MLTKSQIKLITSLAQKKNRTKEGLFVVEGIKGIGEFLNSSLDLYKLYTTGADFGVASEQVVAISEQELKKISTLKTPNTALALFRIPNPQPIENGGLIVALDDLRDPGNLGTIIRLCDWFGVKDLVCSSATVDCFNSKVVQATMGSLTRVNITYLDLPSFLKNVQSEVFGTFMEGANVYSQTLPTKGVLVMGNEANGISSEIEQLVKSKLSIPRYGNLQATESLNVATATAIFLSEFRRGK; from the coding sequence ATGTTAACAAAGAGCCAAATAAAATTAATTACAAGTTTAGCACAAAAAAAGAACCGCACTAAGGAAGGTTTGTTTGTAGTAGAGGGGATTAAAGGGATTGGAGAGTTTTTAAATTCCTCTTTGGACCTCTATAAGTTGTATACTACTGGGGCTGATTTTGGAGTTGCTTCAGAGCAAGTTGTAGCTATCTCCGAGCAAGAATTGAAAAAAATCAGTACTCTAAAAACTCCCAATACTGCTCTGGCTTTGTTTAGGATTCCTAATCCGCAGCCCATAGAAAATGGTGGTTTAATAGTGGCATTGGATGATTTAAGAGACCCAGGTAACCTTGGTACAATTATCCGTTTATGCGATTGGTTTGGGGTGAAAGACTTGGTCTGTAGTTCAGCAACGGTAGACTGCTTTAATTCCAAAGTTGTGCAAGCGACTATGGGATCTTTGACCAGAGTGAATATAACGTACTTGGATTTACCTTCTTTTTTGAAAAACGTACAATCAGAGGTTTTTGGAACTTTTATGGAAGGCGCTAATGTCTACAGTCAAACCTTACCTACTAAGGGAGTTTTGGTAATGGGAAATGAAGCCAATGGTATTTCTTCTGAAATTGAACAACTGGTAAAATCCAAACTCAGTATTCCACGTTATGGTAATTTACAAGCAACCGAAAGTTTAAATGTAGCTACCGCAACAGCTATCTTCTTGAGTGAATTTAGAAGAGGAAAATAA
- the accD gene encoding acetyl-CoA carboxylase, carboxyltransferase subunit beta, whose product MSWFKRKTKGITTTTEEKKDTPKGLWYKSPTGKIVDTEELEKNFYVSPEDDYHVRIGSKEYFEILFDDNKFEELDANLTSKDPLKFEDTKKYPDRLKSAQEKTKLKDAVRTAVGKSKGKDLVVACMDFAFIGGSMGSVVGEKIARAADYSLKNNVPLMIISKSGGARMMEAALSLMQLAKTSVKLAQLAEAKIPYISLCTDPTTGGTTASFAMLGDINIAEPGALIGFAGPRIVRDTTGQELPEGFQTSEFLLEHGFLDFISHRKNLKNKVNQYIDLITNQPLRA is encoded by the coding sequence ATGTCTTGGTTTAAAAGAAAAACAAAAGGGATTACTACCACTACCGAAGAAAAAAAGGACACCCCCAAAGGCCTTTGGTACAAATCCCCTACGGGTAAAATTGTAGACACAGAAGAGTTGGAAAAGAATTTTTATGTGAGTCCAGAAGACGATTATCACGTAAGAATTGGGAGCAAGGAGTATTTCGAAATTTTATTCGATGACAATAAGTTTGAAGAACTGGATGCAAACCTAACTTCTAAAGATCCTTTAAAATTTGAAGATACCAAAAAATACCCAGACCGTTTAAAGTCAGCTCAAGAGAAGACCAAATTAAAAGATGCTGTAAGAACAGCTGTTGGTAAATCGAAAGGGAAAGACTTGGTGGTTGCCTGTATGGATTTTGCGTTTATTGGAGGTTCTATGGGAAGCGTTGTTGGTGAAAAAATTGCCCGCGCTGCAGATTATTCCCTAAAAAACAATGTGCCATTAATGATCATTTCCAAATCTGGAGGTGCCCGTATGATGGAAGCCGCTTTGTCCTTAATGCAATTAGCTAAAACTTCTGTGAAGTTAGCACAATTGGCAGAGGCCAAAATCCCTTACATTTCTCTTTGTACCGATCCAACTACTGGAGGTACTACGGCGTCATTCGCCATGTTGGGAGACATCAACATTGCAGAGCCGGGAGCCTTGATAGGTTTTGCTGGTCCTAGGATTGTAAGAGACACCACAGGTCAGGAATTGCCTGAAGGATTCCAAACTTCAGAGTTCTTGTTGGAACACGGTTTCTTGGATTTTATTTCGCATAGAAAGAATCTTAAAAACAAAGTCAACCAATACATTGACTTAATCACAAATCAGCCCTTAAGGGCATAA
- the fbaA gene encoding class II fructose-bisphosphate aldolase, with amino-acid sequence MSHNIKAGVATGKEVQEIFKLAKEKGFALPAVNVIGSNTINGVLETAAALNAPVIIQFSNGGAQFNAGKGLSNEGQKAAIAGSIAGAKHIHEMALAYGVPVILHTDHCAKKLLPWIDGLLDASEKHFAETGKPLYSSHMIDLSEEPLEENIEICKTYLERMSKMGMTLEIELGITGGEEDGVDNTDVDDSKLYTQPEEVAYAYEELSKVSDQFTIAAAFGNVHGVYKPGNVKLTPKILKNSQEYISEKYNVPHNHIDFVFHGGSGSTVEEIREAIGYGVIKMNIDTDMQYAFMSGIRDYMADNKDYLQAQIGNPEGDDVPNKKYYDPRVWLRSGENTFVERLKKAFEDLNNVNTL; translated from the coding sequence ATGAGTCACAATATCAAAGCAGGAGTTGCTACAGGAAAAGAAGTTCAGGAAATTTTCAAACTTGCCAAAGAAAAAGGGTTTGCCCTTCCAGCAGTCAACGTTATTGGTTCTAACACCATCAATGGTGTGTTGGAAACAGCGGCAGCACTTAATGCCCCTGTCATTATCCAGTTTTCTAACGGAGGTGCACAATTTAATGCCGGTAAAGGATTGAGCAATGAGGGGCAAAAAGCAGCTATTGCCGGATCTATTGCAGGTGCTAAACACATCCATGAAATGGCCTTGGCCTATGGGGTACCAGTAATCCTTCATACAGACCACTGTGCAAAAAAATTATTGCCTTGGATTGACGGCTTGTTAGATGCTAGTGAAAAGCACTTTGCTGAAACAGGAAAACCTCTATACAGCTCTCATATGATCGATTTAAGTGAAGAGCCTCTAGAAGAAAACATTGAAATTTGTAAGACCTACCTTGAGCGCATGAGCAAGATGGGAATGACCTTGGAAATCGAGTTGGGTATTACAGGTGGTGAAGAAGATGGGGTTGACAACACCGATGTTGATGATTCAAAATTATACACACAACCAGAAGAGGTAGCTTATGCTTATGAAGAATTGAGCAAAGTAAGTGATCAATTTACTATTGCCGCTGCGTTTGGAAATGTACACGGGGTTTACAAACCAGGTAACGTAAAATTGACTCCAAAAATCCTTAAAAACTCTCAAGAGTATATTTCTGAAAAATATAATGTACCTCACAACCATATCGATTTTGTATTCCACGGCGGTTCAGGTTCTACTGTTGAAGAAATTAGAGAGGCTATTGGATACGGTGTTATCAAAATGAATATTGATACTGATATGCAATATGCATTCATGAGCGGAATTCGCGATTATATGGCGGATAACAAAGACTATTTACAAGCTCAAATTGGTAATCCAGAAGGTGACGACGTACCAAACAAAAAATACTACGACCCTAGAGTATGGTTGCGTTCAGGAGAAAATACGTTTGTAGAACGATTAAAAAAGGCATTTGAAGACCTTAATAATGTAAATACTTTATAA
- a CDS encoding BamA/TamA family outer membrane protein: MKQTFKYILVFLSFAYLLASCNVMKRVGEDQFLLSGNTTMVNGKKVNTEAINNSYYQKPNGKLLGYPLRLHIYNLARPNLDSILKDKIYNNPKKLAWKTQLLSRKQLDKDIQSRLAFNNWLKKTGEAPVIVDLPKTEKTTTNLSRYFISNGWFDVQTSYSIAKTDNRRASITYFVETGQPYILDSISEKIASPVVDSLYQNLKKESLIKSGDQYKETNFTNERERLTTAFRNSGLFHFGQDYISYDIDTIGSSKKVYTDLIIKNRSIRYEDSIARVPFKIYKIKEVNIYTDYTYENKESATLDSVEYKGYKLFSYDKLRYRPRALTDAIFISKGELFRDLDRTRTYRYLTDLQVFRYPNIEYIENPKDTTLTANIYLSPKKKYDLGYDFNISQSNIQTIGLSFTGGLVIRNVFRGAERLEVSALGSIGSSKDASVAQDQFFDINEAGGNIKLTIPRIFFPIRTNKIIPKYMSPSTRISIGATTQRNIGLDKQTLNGTLNYKWNPSKRTTNSLDFFNLQFVKNLNPNNYFGVYQNSYNTLNDIAGSIDYNNGNDLDYPGQTDQFINDVLTGNTSLTPSDDDFETVSAINERKDRLTENNLILASNFNYVLNKRENIFDNDFSIFRFKFELAGPLLNTFSRWSGSQKNANDQYEIFGVAFSQYVKGELDYVKYWDIGKKNIVAVRSYLGMAIPYGNSNSIPFSKSFFAGGPNDIRAWTAYNLGPGSSQSINEFNEANMKITLSLEERFNILGNLNGAVFVDAGNIWNIADNVNDDKATFSDIDSLKDIAIGSGIGLRYDFRFFVLRSDIGFKTYDPSYDLGERWFKDYNFANAVYNIGINYPF, encoded by the coding sequence TTGAAGCAAACTTTTAAATATATATTGGTTTTCCTTTCCTTCGCTTACCTACTAGCATCCTGTAATGTGATGAAGCGTGTTGGTGAAGATCAATTTCTGCTTTCAGGAAATACTACTATGGTCAACGGAAAAAAGGTAAACACCGAGGCCATCAACAATTCCTATTATCAAAAACCAAACGGAAAACTTTTAGGCTACCCTTTGCGCTTACACATTTACAATTTGGCAAGACCCAATTTGGATTCTATCCTTAAAGACAAAATTTACAACAACCCTAAAAAATTAGCTTGGAAAACGCAATTGCTTTCCAGAAAGCAGTTGGATAAAGATATACAATCTCGATTAGCATTTAACAATTGGCTGAAGAAAACAGGAGAAGCTCCAGTAATTGTCGATTTACCCAAAACCGAAAAAACCACCACCAACCTCAGTCGCTATTTTATTAGTAACGGCTGGTTTGATGTACAAACCTCATATAGTATTGCCAAAACGGATAACAGACGGGCCAGCATTACTTATTTTGTTGAAACCGGCCAGCCTTATATTCTAGACAGCATTTCTGAGAAAATTGCCTCACCGGTAGTTGATTCCTTATACCAAAACTTAAAAAAGGAATCCTTGATAAAATCAGGCGACCAATACAAAGAAACCAATTTCACCAACGAGCGAGAACGCCTAACAACAGCCTTCAGAAATTCGGGGCTCTTTCATTTTGGACAAGATTATATCTCCTATGATATTGATACCATAGGCTCCAGCAAAAAGGTATATACCGACCTTATCATCAAGAATAGAAGTATTCGATACGAAGATTCCATAGCCAGGGTTCCTTTTAAAATCTACAAAATTAAAGAGGTTAATATTTATACGGACTACACCTATGAAAACAAGGAATCCGCGACACTGGATTCGGTAGAATACAAAGGGTATAAATTGTTCAGTTACGATAAATTACGGTATCGCCCAAGAGCCCTTACCGATGCGATCTTTATCTCAAAAGGAGAACTTTTTAGGGATTTAGACCGAACAAGAACCTATCGCTACTTAACCGATTTACAAGTATTTCGATACCCCAATATTGAGTATATCGAGAATCCGAAAGACACAACCCTTACAGCTAACATCTATTTATCTCCCAAGAAGAAATATGACCTAGGGTATGACTTTAATATCAGTCAAAGTAACATACAAACCATTGGCCTTTCATTTACAGGAGGTTTGGTTATTAGAAATGTATTTCGAGGTGCCGAAAGGTTGGAAGTTTCGGCCTTAGGATCTATTGGCTCCTCCAAAGACGCCTCTGTTGCTCAAGATCAATTTTTTGACATTAATGAAGCCGGAGGAAATATCAAACTCACCATTCCTCGCATTTTCTTCCCAATCAGAACCAATAAAATCATTCCTAAATACATGTCGCCCAGCACTCGTATTTCAATTGGCGCCACCACACAAAGAAATATTGGATTGGACAAACAAACCTTAAATGGAACTTTAAATTATAAATGGAATCCTTCCAAAAGAACAACCAATAGCCTGGATTTTTTCAATCTTCAATTTGTAAAAAATCTTAACCCAAACAATTACTTTGGAGTTTACCAAAACTCTTACAACACCCTAAACGACATTGCCGGAAGCATTGATTACAATAACGGAAACGACTTGGATTATCCTGGCCAGACAGATCAATTTATAAATGACGTTTTAACGGGGAATACTTCCCTGACGCCTAGCGACGATGACTTCGAAACTGTTTCTGCCATAAATGAACGTAAAGACCGTTTGACCGAAAACAACCTTATTTTGGCATCCAATTTCAATTATGTATTGAACAAAAGAGAAAATATCTTTGATAATGATTTTTCTATTTTCCGTTTTAAATTTGAACTTGCGGGTCCCTTACTCAATACATTTTCAAGATGGAGCGGCTCTCAAAAAAATGCAAATGACCAATACGAAATATTTGGCGTAGCCTTTTCGCAATATGTAAAGGGCGAACTTGATTACGTAAAATATTGGGATATCGGTAAAAAAAATATAGTTGCTGTACGCAGCTATTTAGGTATGGCCATCCCCTATGGCAATTCCAATAGCATACCTTTCTCCAAAAGTTTCTTTGCCGGTGGACCTAACGACATTAGAGCATGGACCGCCTATAACCTTGGACCGGGTAGTTCGCAATCCATCAACGAATTCAACGAAGCCAATATGAAAATAACCCTAAGTCTTGAAGAACGCTTTAATATCTTGGGCAACCTCAACGGAGCAGTGTTTGTTGATGCCGGAAATATTTGGAATATTGCCGATAATGTTAATGATGACAAAGCAACTTTTAGTGATATTGATTCTCTAAAAGATATTGCTATTGGGTCTGGAATTGGTTTACGTTACGACTTCCGTTTTTTCGTGTTAAGAAGTGATATTGGTTTTAAAACCTATGACCCTTCATACGATTTGGGCGAACGTTGGTTTAAAGATTATAATTTCGCAAATGCCGTTTATAACATAGGAATTAACTACCCTTTCTAA
- the trkA gene encoding Trk system potassium transporter TrkA, whose translation MKIIIAGAGEVGFHLAKLLSYEAQEITLIDTDKESLAYANNHLDIRVIRGDATSIAILKDARIKTAELFIAVTSSETTNITAAVLAKQLGAERTIARIANSEFLEQKDEVGFTKFGIDELISPEDLAASEIELLLNQYAFNDSYEFEDGALTMLSLRLSRNAAFVDKTVKEAAEVLSEIHFVPIAIQRYGTQYTIIPRGDTLFKEGDKVVFITSAGGDEELFELSGKVKIDVRDVMILGGSKIGYKTAKDLCASKFNVKLIEKDKNIAFELADELPNALIINGDGRNVELLEEENIDSQDAFISVTGNSETNIMSCLVAKSKGVKKTIALVENMDYFQLSQSIGIDTLINKKLLAANNIFRYIRKGEVVAMTKLNNMNAELLEFVVNQSSKISDKLIKDLDFPRSAIIGGVIRDGEGLIPLGNFKISAGDRVVVCCLPRSIVEVEKFFF comes from the coding sequence ATGAAAATAATTATTGCTGGAGCGGGTGAAGTTGGATTTCATTTGGCAAAATTATTATCCTACGAAGCACAAGAAATTACCCTTATAGATACAGATAAAGAAAGTTTGGCATATGCCAACAATCATTTGGACATTAGGGTGATTAGAGGAGATGCTACATCTATTGCTATTTTGAAGGATGCTAGGATTAAAACAGCGGAATTGTTTATTGCGGTAACATCTTCGGAAACTACAAATATTACGGCGGCTGTTTTGGCAAAGCAATTAGGAGCTGAGCGCACTATAGCTAGAATTGCAAATTCTGAATTCCTAGAGCAAAAAGATGAGGTTGGATTTACCAAGTTTGGTATAGACGAGTTGATTTCGCCAGAAGACCTTGCGGCGTCTGAGATTGAGTTGTTATTAAATCAATACGCTTTTAATGATAGCTATGAGTTTGAGGACGGGGCTTTAACTATGTTGAGTTTACGATTGTCCAGAAATGCGGCCTTTGTGGACAAAACGGTAAAGGAAGCTGCAGAGGTGCTATCAGAAATCCATTTTGTACCCATTGCCATTCAGCGTTATGGAACCCAATATACCATAATTCCTAGGGGGGATACCTTGTTTAAGGAAGGTGATAAAGTGGTTTTTATAACCTCTGCGGGTGGTGATGAAGAGCTGTTTGAACTTTCAGGAAAGGTAAAGATAGATGTAAGGGATGTTATGATATTGGGAGGAAGTAAGATTGGTTATAAAACAGCCAAGGATTTATGTGCGAGTAAATTCAATGTAAAACTTATTGAAAAGGATAAAAATATAGCTTTTGAGTTGGCCGATGAATTGCCAAATGCGTTGATTATTAATGGAGACGGAAGAAATGTGGAACTTTTGGAAGAAGAGAATATTGATAGTCAGGATGCTTTTATTTCGGTAACGGGAAATTCAGAAACTAATATCATGTCCTGTTTGGTGGCTAAATCGAAAGGTGTAAAGAAGACCATTGCCCTTGTGGAAAACATGGATTACTTTCAGCTGTCCCAATCTATCGGAATTGATACATTGATCAATAAAAAGCTTTTGGCTGCCAACAATATTTTTAGATATATAAGAAAAGGGGAAGTGGTGGCAATGACCAAACTTAACAATATGAATGCTGAGTTGTTGGAGTTTGTAGTGAATCAAAGCTCAAAGATAAGTGATAAATTAATTAAGGATTTGGACTTTCCGCGCTCGGCCATTATTGGTGGAGTAATTCGTGATGGTGAAGGTTTGATTCCATTAGGAAACTTTAAAATTTCTGCAGGAGATAGAGTGGTGGTATGTTGTTTGCCTAGATCTATTGTAGAGGTAGAGAAATTTTTCTTTTAA
- the ubiE gene encoding bifunctional demethylmenaquinone methyltransferase/2-methoxy-6-polyprenyl-1,4-benzoquinol methylase UbiE, which produces MSTKVKPYKDSDLNKKQQVTKMFDTISKEYDGLNRVISFGIDIKWRNKVVDIVTKQQPVKVLDIATGTGDLAITLTKSGAKEIIGLDISDGMLEVGRKKVAAKNLDNVISMVLGDSESLPFQDNTFDAITVAFGVRNFENLEQGLSEILRVLKPNGVFVILETSVPTQTPFKQGYKFYTKYILPTIGRVFSKDQSAYAYLSESASVFPYGEALNNILRKIGFIDVSNKPQTFGAATIYTASKK; this is translated from the coding sequence ATGTCCACAAAAGTGAAGCCATATAAAGACAGTGACCTGAACAAAAAGCAACAGGTCACAAAAATGTTTGACACCATATCTAAAGAGTATGACGGACTTAACCGTGTAATTTCATTTGGAATTGACATAAAATGGCGTAATAAAGTAGTGGATATTGTAACCAAGCAACAGCCTGTTAAAGTTTTGGACATTGCTACCGGCACAGGTGATTTGGCCATTACTCTTACCAAATCTGGAGCTAAGGAAATTATAGGCCTCGATATTAGCGATGGTATGCTAGAAGTTGGACGGAAAAAAGTAGCTGCCAAAAACTTGGACAATGTCATTTCCATGGTTCTGGGAGATTCTGAAAGCCTTCCTTTCCAGGATAACACATTCGACGCGATAACAGTAGCTTTTGGAGTCCGTAACTTTGAAAATTTGGAACAAGGTCTCTCCGAAATTTTAAGAGTTCTAAAACCAAATGGTGTTTTTGTCATTTTGGAAACCTCTGTCCCTACACAAACACCCTTTAAACAAGGCTATAAATTTTACACCAAATATATCTTACCAACCATTGGCAGGGTCTTTTCTAAAGACCAATCGGCGTATGCTTATTTAAGTGAATCGGCCTCAGTTTTCCCTTATGGAGAAGCGTTGAACAATATTTTGCGTAAAATTGGGTTTATAGATGTCAGTAACAAACCCCAAACTTTTGGAGCAGCCACCATTTATACTGCTTCCAAAAAATAA